A DNA window from Bacteroides cellulosilyticus contains the following coding sequences:
- a CDS encoding IbrB-like domain-containing protein encodes MSVDQSPVYAVKAVPVEKIVANDYNPNIVAPPEMKLLELSIWEDGFTMPCVCYYDNETDRYILVDGYHRYSVLRSSKRIYQRENGLLPVVVIDKELSNRMASTIRHNRARGSHNIELMCHIVAELDKAGMSDQWIMKNIGMDRDELLRLKQISGLADLFSDKSFSIPNPIETPVPEE; translated from the coding sequence ATGAGTGTAGATCAAAGTCCGGTATATGCCGTAAAAGCTGTGCCGGTGGAGAAAATAGTGGCGAATGATTATAATCCCAACATAGTGGCACCACCTGAGATGAAATTACTGGAACTTTCTATTTGGGAGGATGGTTTTACGATGCCTTGCGTATGTTACTATGATAACGAAACCGACCGTTATATATTGGTAGACGGGTATCATCGTTATAGTGTGTTGAGAAGCTCCAAGCGAATTTATCAGCGGGAAAACGGTTTGTTGCCTGTAGTGGTGATTGATAAAGAATTATCCAATCGAATGGCATCTACCATCCGGCATAACCGTGCACGAGGTTCGCACAATATCGAACTGATGTGCCACATCGTGGCCGAACTGGATAAAGCGGGTATGTCCGACCAATGGATTATGAAAAATATTGGCATGGATCGCGATGAACTTCTTCGTCTGAAGCAGATTTCCGGCTTGGCGGATTTGTTCTCGGACAAAAGTTTTAGTATTCCAAATCCGATTGAAACGCCGGTTCCCGAAGAATAA